Proteins encoded in a region of the Nicotiana tomentosiformis chromosome 9, ASM39032v3, whole genome shotgun sequence genome:
- the LOC138898979 gene encoding uncharacterized protein, translating to MEKNADSDAQLTSHNISICNLEVQICQISQALNSRPKGALPSDTVVNPKGGNNTGHAMAVTTRSGRGGNAPTSSQRQFVDVELVVEEEEISTNVEQENDKVRIDIDDMVEETQEDVNPSRDHVIDIPEPVVQKAKAPLPKPPPPYPLRLTKKNVDYEVLIILGRPFLTTGKALVDAEDGELTFRVGDENVVFHVCNSMRQPNSNGVCSFMDLVTNVIIDDTSATINKGDMLEALFLNFDDDEMDGFMECVNSLQGMGSYNYAPQKLSLDLDNRKTPPTKPSIEDPLILELKPCLHISEFDIDIQDRKGSENQVADHLSRLEGKGRPLDGIEINDSFPDEQLLAISMKEVPWFIDLANFLVYGIIPDEFSSNKRKKLKRDYQDYYWDEPYLFRICTDGVTRRCVSDEEQHVILDACHSSPYGGHHGGARTEIKVLSYGFYWPTLYKNASNMVKRCDECQRADRISKKNEIPLTTILEIDIFEVWGIDFMGPFVSSCGNTYILVAVDYVSK from the exons atggagaagaatgccgattctgatgcccaacttACTTCACACAACATATCGATCTGTAATCTAGAAGTGCAAATATGTCAAATCTcccaagctttaaattctcgtccaaagggggcactaccaagtgatacggtggtgaacccgaagggtgggaataatacggggcatgccatggccgttactacaagaagtggaagaggtgggaatgcacctacctcaagtcaaaggcagtTTGTGGATGTTGAGctagtggtagaagaagaggagatctcGACCAATGTTGAGCAAGAAAATGATAAAGTGCGGATTGATATCGATGACatggtggaagagactcaagaggatgtgaacccatctagggatcatgtgattgacataccagaaccggtagtgcaaaaagctaaggcaccattgcctaagccacctcctccctatcctctAAGGCTtaccaagaaaaatg tggactatgaggtcctgattattcttggtagacctttccttactacggggaaggctcttgttgatgcgGAAGACGGtgaactcacttttcgggtgggtgatgaaaacgtagtgttccacgtgtgcaattctatgaggcaaccgaatagcaatggaGTGTGTTCGTTCATGGACTTGGTGAccaatgtgattattgatgatacaagtgccacaattaataagggtgacatgttggaggcccTCTTtctaaattttgatgatgatgagatggatggcttcatggaatgtgttaattctttgcaaggaatggggtcgtacaactatgcaccccagaaactttccttggatcttgataataggaaaactcctcctacaaagccttcaattgaagatcCTCTTATCTTGGAGCTGAAGCcatgcctccacatctcag agtttgatattgacattcaagatcgaaaagggagtgaaaatcaagtggcggaccacttgtctcgtttggaggggAAGGGGAGGCCGCTTGATGgcattgaaatcaatgactccttccccgatgagcaactcttggccatttcaatgaaagaggttccATGGTTCAtcgatctagcaaacttccttgtatATGGAATCATTccagatgagttctcttcaaataaaaggaaaaagctcaaacgggattatcaagattattattgggacgaaccttacctcttccggatttgcacggatggggtaaCTAGAAGATGTGTATCAGATGAAGAGCAACATGTTATTCTTGAcgcttgccattcttcgccttatggtggtcaccatggcggagcaagaacggAGATTAAAGTGCTAAGttatggtttctattggcccactctctacAAAAATGCAAGTaatatggtgaaaagatgtgatgaatgccaacgggccgATAGAATCTCGAAAAAGAATGAAAtacctctcactaccattttagagattgatatctttgaagtgtggggtattgacttcatgggtccttttgtgagttcttgtggtaACACCTACATCTtagtcgcggttgattatgtgtctaaatag